A region of Flavobacterium album DNA encodes the following proteins:
- the asnB gene encoding asparagine synthase B, whose product MCGILAIIGKGKDEALVKQLSKRMSHRGPDESDLHVTEKGHILSHERLSVIDLHTGKQPIQGTKSAWMVHNGEIYNHRKLRDTVLKGHTFRTTSDSEVIVHLYEEYGYDFCNLLDGMFAFVVIDGDDFIAGRDPLGVKPLYYGLDERGRIYFASEMKSIADQCQTFSTFPPGHYYTPQTGFVKYYRPQWEDASKAVEAVDLEAIRKTLTQAVEKRLMSDVPIGVLLSGGLDSSLTSSIAARLMKDSGQVLHSFSIGLDAMAPDAVAARKVAEFLGTEHHEVHFTIEQGIAILDKLIWHLETYDVTSIRASTPMYFLSKAITDMGIKVVLSGEGADEIFGGYLYFRNAPSPSDFQKETIERVQKLFTADLLRADKSTMAHGLEARVPFLDKQFLELAIKINPEDKQPKTYDGVEKYILRKAFDTPEQPYLPDEVLWRQKEQFSDGVGYSWIDTLIEYCSAQVTDAELENAEQRFPYNTPVTKEAYFYRSVFHKHFPQVSAAQTVRKWIPKWQENTDPSGRANAAHVHADTAIACAKAEV is encoded by the coding sequence ATGTGTGGAATTTTAGCAATTATCGGTAAGGGAAAAGACGAGGCATTGGTTAAGCAGCTTTCAAAAAGGATGTCGCACCGCGGCCCGGACGAAAGCGACCTTCATGTAACAGAAAAAGGGCACATACTGAGCCACGAGCGACTTTCGGTAATTGATCTCCATACCGGCAAACAGCCTATACAGGGAACTAAAAGCGCCTGGATGGTGCACAATGGCGAAATTTACAACCACCGCAAGCTGCGCGATACCGTGCTGAAAGGCCATACATTCCGCACTACATCGGATTCAGAAGTGATCGTGCACCTCTATGAGGAATACGGATACGATTTCTGCAACCTGCTGGATGGCATGTTTGCTTTTGTAGTGATAGATGGCGACGATTTTATTGCGGGGCGCGACCCGCTTGGCGTAAAGCCTTTGTATTACGGCCTTGACGAGAGGGGCAGGATTTATTTCGCTTCAGAAATGAAGTCGATAGCCGACCAGTGCCAAACGTTCTCTACCTTCCCCCCGGGGCATTACTATACGCCGCAGACCGGTTTTGTAAAATACTACAGGCCTCAGTGGGAGGATGCATCAAAAGCAGTGGAAGCTGTCGATCTTGAAGCTATTCGGAAAACCCTTACCCAGGCCGTAGAAAAAAGGCTGATGAGCGATGTTCCCATCGGGGTGCTGCTTTCGGGCGGGCTCGATTCGTCGCTTACTTCTTCCATCGCCGCAAGGCTGATGAAGGATAGCGGGCAGGTGCTGCATTCCTTTTCTATAGGGTTGGATGCAATGGCGCCGGATGCCGTTGCAGCACGCAAGGTGGCAGAGTTTTTGGGCACAGAACATCACGAAGTGCATTTTACGATAGAGCAGGGGATAGCGATTCTGGATAAACTGATATGGCACCTTGAAACCTATGATGTAACATCGATACGTGCAAGCACGCCGATGTACTTCCTTTCGAAAGCAATTACCGATATGGGCATAAAAGTGGTATTGTCGGGCGAAGGTGCCGATGAGATTTTTGGTGGCTACCTGTACTTCCGCAATGCGCCATCGCCATCGGACTTCCAGAAAGAGACCATTGAAAGGGTGCAAAAGCTCTTTACAGCCGATCTGCTGAGGGCCGACAAAAGCACCATGGCGCACGGGCTTGAGGCACGCGTTCCGTTCCTGGATAAGCAATTTCTGGAGCTTGCCATAAAGATCAATCCTGAAGATAAGCAGCCAAAGACCTACGATGGCGTTGAAAAATACATATTACGCAAAGCCTTTGATACCCCGGAGCAGCCCTATCTGCCGGATGAGGTGCTTTGGAGGCAGAAAGAGCAGTTTAGCGATGGCGTAGGCTACAGCTGGATCGATACGCTGATAGAATATTGCTCTGCACAGGTTACCGACGCAGAGCTTGAAAACGCCGAGCAGCGTTTCCCTTACAATACACCTGTTACCAAGGAGGCCTATTTTTACAGGTCGGTTTTCCATAAGCATTTCCCGCAGGTGAGCGCGGCGCAAACGGTTAGGAAATGGATACCGAAGTGGCAGGAAAATACAGACCCGAGCGGAAGGGCCAATGCGGCGCACGTACATGCCGACACCGCAATTGCCTGTGCGAAGGCAGAAGTATAA
- the gyrB gene encoding DNA topoisomerase (ATP-hydrolyzing) subunit B has product MSEEIKKNSYSADSIQALEGMEHVRMRPSMYIGDVGVRGLHHLVYEVVDNSIDEAMGGHCDTIGVAINEDGSITVEDNGRGIPVDLHKKEGVSALEVVMTKIGAGGKFDKDSYKVSGGLHGVGVSVVNALSNHMRSTVFREGKIYEQEYERGKALYPVKQIGETERRGTTQTFYPDPTIFTQTIEFSYDTLAARMRELSFLNKGITITLTDKREKNDKGEYVSEVFHSDEGLKEYIRFLDANREPIVSHVISMESDKGEVPVEVALIYNTSYTENIFSYVNNINTHEGGTHLSGFRRGLTNTLKKYADSSGLLDKLKFEISGDDFREGLTAIISVKVAEPQFEGQTKTKLGNREVVAPVSQAVSEMLENYLEENPNDARVIVQKVILAAQARHAAKKAREMVQRKTVMGGGGLPGKLSDCSEQDPEKCEIFLVEGDSAGGTAKQGRDRAFQAILPLRGKILNVEKAMHHKVFENEEIRNIFTALGVTVGTAEDSKALNLEKLRYHKVVIMCDADVDGSHIATLILTFFFRFMKELIEGGHVYIATPPLYLVKKGTKKEYAWTDNQRDLISERMGGGTAIQRYKGLGEMNAEQLWDTTMDPEFRTLRQVSIDSLAEADRIFSMLMGDEVPPRREFIEKNAAYAKIDA; this is encoded by the coding sequence ATGAGTGAGGAGATAAAGAAAAACAGTTATTCAGCAGACAGTATTCAGGCGCTTGAGGGGATGGAGCACGTAAGGATGCGCCCTTCGATGTACATAGGAGATGTGGGGGTGCGCGGTTTGCACCACCTTGTTTACGAAGTTGTAGATAACTCTATTGATGAGGCCATGGGCGGGCATTGCGACACTATCGGTGTGGCGATCAATGAGGACGGCTCTATAACCGTTGAAGATAATGGCCGTGGTATCCCGGTCGACCTGCATAAAAAAGAAGGCGTTTCGGCTCTTGAGGTAGTAATGACCAAGATTGGCGCCGGCGGTAAATTTGACAAAGATTCCTATAAAGTTTCCGGTGGTCTCCATGGTGTGGGTGTATCTGTAGTGAATGCACTTTCCAACCACATGCGCTCTACCGTTTTCCGCGAGGGCAAAATATACGAACAGGAATACGAAAGGGGTAAAGCGCTTTACCCGGTTAAGCAGATAGGTGAGACCGAAAGAAGGGGTACTACCCAAACGTTTTACCCGGACCCGACTATCTTTACCCAGACCATTGAATTCTCATACGATACCCTTGCGGCCCGTATGCGCGAACTGTCGTTCCTTAATAAAGGGATTACCATAACGCTTACTGATAAGAGGGAAAAGAATGATAAAGGCGAGTATGTATCGGAAGTTTTCCATTCGGACGAAGGACTGAAAGAATACATCCGTTTCCTGGATGCCAACCGTGAGCCTATTGTTTCGCACGTTATCAGCATGGAGAGCGACAAAGGCGAGGTGCCGGTAGAGGTGGCGCTTATCTATAACACGAGCTACACCGAGAATATCTTTTCGTATGTAAATAATATCAATACCCATGAAGGAGGTACCCACTTATCAGGCTTCCGTCGTGGATTGACCAATACGCTTAAAAAATATGCCGACAGCTCAGGCTTGTTGGATAAGCTGAAATTCGAAATTTCTGGTGATGACTTCCGTGAGGGGCTTACGGCCATTATTTCGGTAAAAGTTGCGGAGCCGCAGTTCGAAGGCCAGACCAAGACCAAATTGGGTAACCGTGAGGTAGTGGCCCCGGTAAGCCAGGCGGTGAGCGAAATGCTTGAAAATTACCTTGAGGAAAACCCTAACGATGCCCGTGTGATTGTGCAAAAGGTTATCCTTGCGGCACAGGCACGCCACGCTGCCAAAAAAGCGCGTGAAATGGTGCAGCGCAAAACCGTTATGGGCGGCGGCGGGCTTCCCGGCAAGCTGAGCGACTGCTCTGAGCAGGATCCGGAAAAATGCGAAATATTCCTTGTAGAGGGTGACTCTGCGGGGGGTACTGCAAAACAGGGCCGAGACAGGGCATTCCAGGCGATATTGCCGTTGAGGGGTAAAATCCTTAACGTAGAAAAAGCGATGCACCACAAAGTGTTCGAGAACGAAGAGATACGCAATATATTCACTGCTCTTGGTGTGACCGTAGGTACTGCCGAGGACAGCAAGGCGCTTAACCTTGAAAAGCTGCGTTACCACAAAGTAGTGATCATGTGTGATGCCGACGTTGACGGCAGCCACATTGCCACGTTGATCCTTACGTTCTTCTTCCGTTTCATGAAAGAGCTTATTGAAGGCGGTCACGTTTACATCGCGACACCTCCTTTGTATCTGGTGAAAAAAGGAACCAAAAAAGAATATGCATGGACGGATAACCAGCGCGACCTGATCTCTGAAAGGATGGGTGGCGGTACGGCCATACAGCGTTATAAAGGTCTTGGTGAGATGAACGCCGAGCAGCTTTGGGATACCACAATGGACCCTGAGTTCCGTACACTTCGCCAGGTAAGCATCGACAGCCTTGCAGAGGCCGACAGGATATTCTCAATGCTTATGGGCGATGAAGTTCCGCCAAGAAGGGAATTTATTGAGAAGAACGCTGCTTATGCCAAAATTGATGCATAA
- a CDS encoding DUF6588 family protein, with protein sequence MHKPFLKGLFAVLLLVSGRAAAQADQEAIMQIGHLLNDALFFSDKYITPATDAAVYQSVSGWITTPKKRDLWEVSFGLHTNVFFTPQRDRNFTINNSDFTFFQLEQGTSATVPTALGNDHQVYLTGTLGNSPVRLETPQGIDMETVAYPYLQGALGLWYGTDLLVKYSPKVKLKKSDYQVYGVGLKHSFSQYFKSLEAKK encoded by the coding sequence ATGCATAAGCCGTTTCTGAAAGGTTTGTTCGCGGTTTTGCTCCTGGTTTCGGGCAGGGCAGCTGCGCAGGCAGACCAGGAAGCTATAATGCAAATAGGGCATCTTCTTAACGATGCCCTGTTTTTTTCAGATAAGTACATTACTCCCGCTACCGATGCCGCTGTTTACCAGTCGGTTTCAGGATGGATAACTACCCCAAAGAAAAGGGATTTGTGGGAGGTGTCGTTCGGCCTGCATACTAATGTGTTTTTTACGCCGCAACGCGACAGGAATTTTACCATTAATAACAGCGATTTCACCTTCTTCCAGTTAGAGCAGGGAACATCGGCCACCGTACCTACCGCGTTGGGCAATGACCACCAGGTATATTTGACGGGCACTTTGGGCAATAGCCCGGTACGCCTGGAAACACCACAGGGCATCGATATGGAAACGGTTGCCTATCCTTATTTGCAGGGGGCTTTAGGCTTATGGTATGGCACAGATCTTTTGGTAAAATATTCTCCTAAGGTAAAGCTCAAAAAAAGCGATTACCAGGTATATGGTGTTGGCCTGAAGCACAGTTTCAGCCAGTATTTCAAAAGCCTTGAAGCAAAAAAATAA
- a CDS encoding DUF6588 family protein: MSYSKEDVEFSFLDVKTDYGTLGINTINGLVDTWQAQVSGSKEFGRWEVMASFMVNTSDFKYKVGGPKGTIENTLPLQQILNTRLHEIYKTKVNYIGEASLRYNIGRFDVQTILAFGKFVNANISLQYTIKNNNKPEIQN; this comes from the coding sequence GTGTCGTATAGTAAAGAGGATGTTGAATTCAGCTTCCTTGATGTGAAGACGGATTACGGTACGCTGGGCATAAATACCATCAACGGGCTTGTGGATACCTGGCAGGCGCAGGTGAGTGGCTCAAAGGAATTTGGCCGTTGGGAGGTTATGGCAAGCTTTATGGTGAATACCAGTGATTTTAAATACAAAGTAGGCGGCCCTAAAGGCACTATAGAAAATACACTTCCTTTACAGCAGATACTAAACACCCGCCTTCATGAGATCTATAAAACAAAGGTGAATTACATAGGCGAAGCATCGCTGAGGTATAATATTGGCAGATTTGATGTACAAACTATACTTGCTTTTGGTAAATTTGTCAATGCAAACATATCATTACAATATACTATTAAAAACAACAACAAACCAGAAATACAAAATTAG
- a CDS encoding TonB-dependent receptor has translation MKTKFRYIAIAIAFAGAQEAFAQKKDENIGTEVVNVVKPYTPTISDAFKVKETPVIEDDEDTKKEEIKYNIFSFPVASTFAPAKGRAAAVDKEAKEKYFNNYATLGVGNYGTINAELFVTENVSDTDYMGGMLRHLSSQGGIKDVKLDDQYYNTALDLTYGSRQQGYNWSTDLGYQRQTYNWYGLPLDYVTFTPEAIAAIDPQQTYQTFYIGGKIATKDSFFHNASAQYKRFWDAYGSAENRFFITPSLDIPIMDEKIKVDFVADYVGGSFDKDITNLADLSYSHFNLGVQPSLLYQKEDLSVQLGAGIFYSMGKMNNDSDNKIFVYPQVKASYKVVGDLMVAYAGAEGTLRQNSYADFVSQNPFVSPTLIVAPTDQKYDIYVGLKGKLASTVAYNVRGSYMNEDNHAFFLNNAALGTVADAMGYSNGNSFGVVYDNLKTISFFGELKADFSQKVHFGINGTYFSYSTENLQEAFNLPQIKGGASLDVDITDKWYAGTNIFFVGDRKDMVFNENTQLEIVTLKSYFDLNAHAGYKYNERLTGFLKLNNITGQNYERWVNYQVQGFQFLIGASYKFNF, from the coding sequence ATGAAGACCAAATTCAGATACATAGCCATAGCGATAGCATTTGCAGGAGCGCAGGAAGCCTTCGCGCAAAAGAAGGACGAAAACATAGGTACCGAGGTGGTAAACGTGGTAAAGCCCTACACCCCGACCATATCGGATGCGTTTAAGGTAAAGGAAACACCTGTTATCGAAGACGACGAGGATACAAAAAAGGAAGAGATAAAATATAACATCTTCTCATTCCCGGTAGCATCCACTTTTGCCCCGGCAAAGGGCAGGGCAGCCGCCGTTGACAAGGAAGCCAAAGAGAAATACTTTAATAACTACGCTACATTGGGTGTGGGCAATTACGGTACCATCAACGCCGAATTGTTCGTGACCGAAAATGTAAGCGATACCGATTACATGGGCGGGATGCTGCGCCACCTGTCATCGCAGGGCGGAATTAAAGATGTAAAGTTAGATGACCAGTATTACAACACCGCACTGGATCTTACTTATGGCAGCCGCCAGCAGGGCTACAATTGGAGTACTGATTTGGGTTACCAGCGCCAGACCTATAACTGGTACGGGCTTCCGTTGGATTATGTAACTTTTACGCCCGAAGCCATTGCAGCTATCGACCCGCAGCAAACCTACCAGACGTTTTATATTGGTGGGAAAATAGCAACGAAGGATAGTTTCTTCCATAATGCATCGGCGCAGTACAAACGCTTTTGGGACGCATACGGATCGGCAGAGAACCGTTTTTTCATAACGCCATCACTCGATATTCCTATTATGGATGAAAAAATAAAAGTCGATTTCGTGGCCGATTATGTGGGAGGGTCTTTTGATAAAGACATTACTAATCTTGCCGACCTTAGCTACAGCCATTTTAATTTGGGCGTACAGCCAAGCCTGCTTTACCAGAAAGAAGACCTGTCGGTACAATTGGGTGCCGGGATCTTCTATAGTATGGGCAAAATGAACAATGATTCAGACAACAAGATATTTGTTTACCCGCAGGTAAAAGCATCGTATAAAGTAGTTGGCGACCTTATGGTAGCCTATGCCGGTGCCGAAGGAACATTGCGCCAGAACTCGTATGCCGATTTCGTAAGCCAGAACCCGTTTGTTTCGCCAACGCTTATAGTTGCCCCAACCGACCAGAAATATGACATTTATGTTGGGCTTAAAGGCAAGTTGGCAAGTACAGTAGCCTATAATGTGCGCGGGTCGTATATGAATGAGGACAATCACGCATTTTTCCTTAATAATGCAGCACTTGGTACTGTGGCTGATGCTATGGGATATTCCAACGGCAACTCTTTTGGTGTGGTATATGACAACCTGAAGACAATCAGCTTCTTTGGAGAACTGAAAGCAGATTTCTCACAGAAAGTACATTTTGGAATTAACGGAACTTATTTTAGCTATTCCACTGAAAACCTTCAGGAAGCATTCAACCTTCCGCAGATAAAAGGCGGTGCAAGCCTTGATGTGGATATCACCGACAAATGGTATGCGGGTACGAACATCTTCTTTGTAGGTGACAGGAAGGATATGGTTTTTAACGAAAATACCCAACTGGAAATTGTCACCCTTAAAAGCTACTTCGACCTTAACGCCCATGCCGGGTACAAATACAACGAGCGCCTTACCGGCTTCCTGAAACTGAACAACATTACCGGCCAAAACTACGAGCGTTGGGTAAACTACCAGGTGCAGGGCTTCCAGTTTTTGATAGGGGCATCGTATAAGTTTAATTTCTAA
- a CDS encoding DUF488 family protein, with translation MEKTPLYTIGHGTRKAEDFLVLLNRYSIKYLVDVRSVPYSRFNPQYRQAALKSFLEVNGITYVFMGDALGGRPKDKTCYNEKGRVDYSVISTKPFFRDRIERLKQACAGNISLAIMCSESKPSECHRTHLIANVLASEGIDVLHIDEKGNLLIHNLTDGTQGSLTLF, from the coding sequence ATGGAAAAGACACCGCTTTATACAATTGGCCATGGCACGCGTAAAGCTGAGGATTTCCTTGTATTGCTGAACCGCTATAGTATCAAATACCTCGTTGATGTGCGGTCGGTGCCTTATTCGCGGTTTAATCCCCAGTACAGGCAGGCTGCATTGAAAAGCTTTTTGGAGGTAAACGGCATTACCTATGTCTTTATGGGTGATGCGCTTGGGGGCAGGCCGAAAGACAAAACCTGTTATAACGAAAAGGGCAGGGTCGACTATTCGGTTATCAGTACCAAACCTTTTTTTAGGGACCGTATAGAACGGTTAAAGCAAGCCTGCGCCGGTAACATCAGTCTTGCCATAATGTGCAGCGAAAGCAAGCCGTCAGAATGCCATCGCACACATCTCATCGCTAATGTACTGGCTTCTGAAGGGATCGATGTGCTGCATATTGACGAAAAAGGGAATCTGTTGATACACAATTTGACTGACGGCACCCAGGGCAGTCTAACGCTATTTTAA